A region of the Arsenicicoccus dermatophilus genome:
CCCGAGGAAGGGCCGGCCATCCACCTCCCCGACGTCGAGGCGCCGCTCGCCCGGCCGCCCGAGGGCCCGCGCGGCGGCCAGCGGGTCGGTGGGCAGCCCGAGCGCCCGCACCAGGTCGTTGCCACGGCCGCCGGGCAGCGGGGCCAGCGCGGCTCCCCCGTCCAGGCAGCCGAGGGCGAGCAGCCGGTGCAGCCCGTCCCCGCCCAGCGACACGACGACCTGGTCGGCACCGGCCGCGGCGGCCGTGGCGGTGGCGTGGTCCTCGTCGCGGGAGACCACGACCTGCACCGACCAGCCGTGACCGCGCAGCACGTCGGCGACGGGGGCGCTCAGGCGCAGGGCCCGCCCCCGGCCCGCGACGGGGTTGACGACCAGCACGGCGCGGCGCGGGGCGGGGGGATCCTCGGTCATGCCCGCACCCTGCCACACCCCCGCTCACCCGAGCGCCACCCGCGGTGCTGCCCCGCAGGAGCCCGGCCGACCGGGTGCACAGAGGAGCCGGCCGGGCGCGCCGGCACCGGTGCGCGGCCCACGGGCAGCCGGAGGATCGCCACGGCGCAGGGTCGGTCAGGCGCGCAGGTAGCGCAGCAGCGGCAGGACGTCCGTCTCGCCCCGCTCCCCCTCGTCGTCGAGCAGCGCGCGCACCTCCCGCTCGACGGCCGCCGCGTCCACGTCCGTGCCGATGGCGACCAGCCGGGTGCCGGGCTCCTGCCCCCGGGGCCACGGGCCCCGCTCGAAGGCCACCCAGCCGCCCACGGCCTGCACGACCCAGCGCCCGCGGTGGCCCGGGGCGTCGATCCACGTGGTGCCCTTGACACGGCAGACCCCGGTCGGTCGCGCCTCCAGCCACGCCAGGAGCCGGCCCGGGTCCACCGGGCGCGGGTCGTCGACGGCGATCGCGGTCGCGTGCGAGTGCGAGCGGTGCGGGTCGTGGACGTCCGCGAGGACCTCCGCGAAGCTCAGCTGCCCAGCCCGCAGGCCGCGAGCGCCCTTGTCGTACAACAGCTCCGGGTCCACCTGTCCGTGCTCGGCCCGGACGAGGGGAAGCGGTGGCGCCAGCCGGGCGAGGAGCTCCTCGAGCCGGTCCACCTGGTCGGGGGCGACCCGGTCGGTCTTGTGGACGACGCCCAGCGACGCCACCCGCAGGTGGTCGAGAGCCACGGGCGGTTCGTCGTACCGGCCCTCCTCGGCCCAGGCCGCCGTGTCGATCACCTCGACGACGCCACCGAACCGCACGCCGCGCACGCTGCTGCTGATGACCAGGCGGGCGAGCTCGCGCGGCTCGGCCAGCCCGCTCGCCTCGACCACGATCGCGTCCAGGTCGAGCGCGCCCAGACCGCGCAGCGCCCGGTCGAGCTCGCTGGTGTCCGACAGGCAGCACAGGCAGCCGCCCGCGATGGAGCGGGCCGCGTCGACGTGCCCGGCCACGAACAGCGCGTCGACGTTGATCGCACCGAAGTCGTTGATGATCACGCCGATCCGACCGGCGCCGGCACGCAGGAGGTGGTTGAGCAGGGTGGTCTTGCCGCTGCCGAGGCGTCCGGACAGGACGACGACGGGGGTGCGGGTGCGGGTCACCCGGGTCAGGCGGCGGCCAGGGCCCGGCGGCGGAGCAGCAGCGTGGTGAGCGCCGTCGCGCCACCGAGCAGCATCAGCGCGATCCCGGCCCAGGTGAGCAGCGGCACGTGGCTGGGCAGCGGGAGGAACTCCTCGTCGAGGGTCGCGGTCAGCGCGAGCGCGTAGATCCAGGCCACCAGGCCCACCAGGGCGGCGGCCAGGGCGGCCAGGACCACCAGGGTCCGGACGAGGGTGGGGCGAGCGGTCTGCGTCATGGTGACTCCTCGGCGCGACGGACGGGCATGACCGGGATCAGTGAAGCACCTCGACGGCGGCCCGCGCGCACCGGGCCGCCGTCCGGGCTTCGCCCGCGGGCCATCACCCGGCCGCGGCGTCCCCCTGCAGGCGGGCGAGGGTGTGCACCAGGTCCCGCGTGGCCGGGTAGAGCTCGCGGTAGACGTCGTACAGCCGGTCGTAGGTCGCCCGCACCGCGGGATCGGGGCAGACGACCCGGTCGACCTGGGCCCAGGAGGTGCCGACGGGCACCAGCCCCACCCCGGTGGCGGCCAGCAGCGCGTCGCCGTAGCTCGCCCCCACGGTCACCCGAGGCACCTGCTGCTCGATCCCGCAGATGTCGCTCACGACCTGGGTCCACAGCCCGCCCTGGGTGCCGCCGCCGACGGCGACGACCCGGGCCGGTGGCCCGGCGACCTCGGAGAGCACGTCCACGACCTGCCGTATGCCGTAACCGATCCCCTCGTAGCCCGCCCGGAAGAGATGGCCGCGGGTGTGCCGCAGGGTCAGGCCGCTGATCACCCCGCGCGCGTCGGGGTCGTAGTGCGGGCTGCGCTCGCCCGCGAGATAGGGCAGCAGCACCAGCCCGTCGCTGCCGGCGGGCACGGCGCGGGCCTCGTCCACGAGGTCCTCGAAGGAGGGGTCACCCATGAGCGTGCGCAGCCAGGTGGTCAGGCTCCCCGACGTGGACATGCCGGCCGCGAGGGTGTGCGACCCGGGCACGACCCCGGAGGTGGTCCACAGGCGGGCGTCGACGGTCGGGGCGGGCAGCACCTGCACGAGGAACATCGTGGAGCCGTACATGAGCATCAGGTCGCCCGGCCGTCGCACGCCCACGCTGAAGGCCTCCGCCCACGCGTCGACCGTGCCCGCCATGACGGGCAGGCCCTCGGGCAGGCCGGTCGTCGCGGCGGCTGCGGCGGTGACCCGCCCGGCCTCCTCGCCCGGCCACAGCAGCTCGGGCAGCGGCGTCCCGGGCAGCACCTGCTCGGCCCAGTCCCGCGCCCAGTCCTGCCGCGCGACGTCGTACAGGGGATCGCACTGGCTGGCGGTGTGGTGGTCGAGGACCCAGCGACCGGTGAGGTGGGCGACGACGTAGCTGTGGGCGGAGTACCACCGCATGGCCGGGTCATAGGCCGGGACGTGGCGACGCAACCAGGCGAGCTTGGGTCCCACGGCCTGGCTGGACAGGTGCTTGCCGCAGCGGGCGAGGACAGCGTCGGCGCCGAGCTGGGCGGTCTGCTCCTGGATCTCGACCTCGGCGCGGGCGTCGATGCCGTAGAGGATCCCCGGGTGCGCCGGGGTCAGGTCGTCGGTGCAGGCGACGAGCGCCGGACCGAGACCGGACACGCACATCGCGACGAGCTCGTGCCGGCCCAGCTCGGCGAGCCGGTCGGTGAGCCGGCGGGCGATGGTGACCACGCTCCCCCACCAGTCGTCGACGGCGTCCATCTCGGCCCAGCCGGGCCGCGGCAGCCGCATCGCCAGGTCGACGCGCGCGTCCGCGAGGATCTCACCGTCGGCGGTCGCCAGCACGCCCTTGGCGCTGCCGGTCCCGATGTCGATGCCCAGGGTGACCGGGGTGCGGGCGGTCATGCCGCCACCTCCTCGCGGCGCCCGGCGCGCGAGCGCCACCAGCGCCCGAGGCCCGCGCCCCAGGTGTTCCACAGCACCATGACGATCAGCAGCACACCCTGGGCGATGGTCACGACGTGCGGGCTGTCCTGCACCGAGAGCAGGCCGGTGGCGAGCATCTGCAGCGCGAGCACCGAGATGACGACGCCGGCGACGGTCATGTAGCCGCCGTCGGGGTTGACCCCGGCGAGCACCGCCACCACGATCGCGAGCAGGACGTACGACGTGCCGTACTGCGAGTTGGCGCCGCTGGCGCGCGAGCTGATGATCAGACCGGCCACGCCCGCGAGGGTGCCGGACAGCAGGTAGGTCAGCGTGAGGACCCGGCCCCGACGGATCCCGCTGTAGTCCGCCGCCCGCGGGTTGGCTCCCACCAGGCGCATCCGCAGCCCCAGCGTGGTCCGGCCGACGACGACGGCCACGAGCACCGCCATCAGCAGCATGATCTCGAAGATCAGCGGGATCCCCGCGACCGTCGTCAGCGCCACGTCCGTGAAGGACCGCGGCAGGCCCATGAGCACGGTGCCGCCGGACAGGACCAGCGCCATACCGCTGAAGAGCTGCTGGGTGCCGAGCGTGGCGAGGATCGGGGGCACCCCCAGACCCGCCACCAGCGCGGCGTTGACCAGCCCGCACAGCGCCCCGACGGCGAGCGCCGCGAGGACCGCGACGCCGACGGGCCGGCCGCCGAGCATCAGCTGCGCGGCGACGATCGCCGAGACGTTGGAGATGCCGACGACGGACAGGTCGATGCCCGCGGTGAGCATGGCCAGGGACATGGCCAGGCTCAGCAGGGTCAGCTCGGGGGCGGACAGGAAGATGTACTGGAAGTTGGCGCCCGAGAGGAAGACCCCGGGGTTGACCAGGCTGAAGGTCACGAAGATCGCCAGGGTGACCAGGACGAGTCGGGTGAAGCTGGCGCGGGTCCCCATGGCGCGCAGCAGGTCTCGGGGGGACGTCAGGGTCGCCATGTCAGTGGGCGCCTTCCGTGGTGGGCTCGGCGGTCGCGACGGGACCGTGGTCGAGGATCGGGCGGGCGGGACGGGTGCGGGCCGACAGGGCCTGCAGCGTGACGCCGAGGAGCAGGAGCAGCCCGACGACGGCCTGCTGCCAGATGCTGGGGACGCCGAGGGGCACCAGCGAGGTCTGGATCAGCGAGATCAGCACGACGCCGAGGACGGTCCCGCGGACGGTGCCCTTGCCTCCGGTGATCGCAGCCCCGCCGAGGACGACGGCGGCGATGACGTTGAGCTCCTGGCCGATGAAGGTCGTCGGGTCGGCCCGCTCGGCGAGGGTGACGTGCATGATCCCGGCCAGGCCGGCGAGCGCACCGGCCAGGCAGAAGACGAGCACCCTGATCCGCCGGACGGGCACGGCTGCGCGGGCCGCGGCCTCCTCGCCGCCGCCGAGGGCCAGGACGCTGCGTCCGGCGACGGTCCAGCGCAGGAAGGCCCACACGAGCAGCGCCACCAGCAGCACCAGCAGGACGAGCACGTTGAGCCGGGTGGTCCCGCGCACGGCGCCCTTGGCGGTGATCAGGTTGGTGGTCGCCAGCTGCTGGAGCGGCTCGGGGAGGGTGTTGATGATGTCGCCGCCGCCGAGGGCGAACAGCGCCCCGGTGAAGATCGCCGAGGTCGCCAGCGTGGCGATCAGGGTGATGACACGGGCGCCGATGACCACGGCGGCGTTGACCAGCCCGAGGACGACGCCGATGCCGATGGCGACGGCGAAGGGGACGACAGCCATCCCCAGCGACCCCGTCTGCGGGGTCACCCGGCAGGCGACGTACGCCGCGACGATGCCGATGGCGAGGAAGGAGACGTCGATGCCGCCCGCCACCAGGACGAGCAGGACGCCGAGGGCGAAGACGACGTTGACCATCGACGCGCGCAGGATGTTGAAGAGGGTCTCGACGTTGAGGAAGTCGGGGACCTTGACGACGACGGCGGCCAGGATCGCGAGGATCAGGACGACGAGGAGCAGCTCGGAGTTGGCGAGCAGCCGGTGCGACAGGCTCGCGCGCGGGGCTGTCGGGGCGGTGGTGGCGGGGTGGGCCGAGGGGCTGGTCGGCACGGTGGACCTGGTGGCGCTCATGCGGAGATGGCCTTCACGATGGCGGGCTCGCTGAGCGCATCGCCGGCGAGCTCGCCGACGATGCGCCCGCTGCGGACCACGAGGACGCGGTGGCAGGTCGAGACGAGCTCGGGGACGTCGTCGGAGATGACGACCACGCCGAGGCCCTTGAGCGACTGCACCCGCAGGACGGACAGGATGTCGAACTTCGAGCCGACGTCGACACCGACGGTGGGCCCGTTGAGGATGAGGACCTTGGGCTCGCCGAGCAGCCACTTGGCGAGCAGGACCCGCTGGGCGTTGCCGCCGGACAGGCTGCGGACCGGGTCGTCGACCGACCCGACCTTGATCCGCAGGTCGCGCACCGAGTCGTCCACCATCTGGCGCAGGGCGCCCCGCTTGAGCAGGCCGCGGCGGGAGCCCCGGTCCAGGTGCGCGGCGACGAGGTTGTCGGCGATCGGCTGGTCCAGGAAGAGTCCCTGGGTGAGCCGGTCCTCGGGGACGTAGCCGATGCCGGCACGCACGGCGTCGGGCATCGAGCGCACCGGCACCGGGGAGCCGTGCACGAGCACCTCCCCGGTGGGGGCGGGGTTGATCCCGGCGACGGCCTCGGCGATCTCGGTGCGGCCGGAGCCGAGCAGGCCGGACAACCCGACGATCTCCCCCTGGCGCACGGTGAAGGAGATGTCGGCGAACAACGGCTCGTGGGTGAGCCCGCGCACCTCCAGGGCCGGGGGCCCGGTGACCTCGATCGGGGTGGTGCGCTCGCTCTCGGTGGAGCGGCGGCCGGTCATCCGCTCCGCGAGGGAGGCGTGGGTGAGCTCGTCCGGGCGCCCGGTGGACACGACCTGGCCGTTGCGCATCACGCTCACCCGGTCGGAGATCGCGAAGACCTCCTGCATCTTGTGGCTGATGAACGCCAGGGCCACGCCGTCGGCGCGCAGGGTCCGCACCGCGTCGAAGAGCGCGTCGACCTCGCGCCAGGTGAGCGCGGTCGTCGGCTCGTCCATGGCGATGAACCGGGCGCTGTGGGCCAGGGCCCGGGCCACGGCGGTGAGCTGGCGCTCGGCGACCGTGAGCTCGCCGACGGGGGTGCGCAGGTCCAGGTCGATCCCGAGGCGGGCGACGGCGGCCTCCGCCGTCGCCATCACCTCCTTGCGGCGGATCAGGCGGCGGCCCGTGACGAGATGTCCTGGCAGGGCGATGTTCTCGGCGGCCGAGAGGTTGGGGAGCAGGGAGAAGTCCTGATAGATCACCTCCAGGCCCAGGCCGTATGCCGTGCGCGGGGTGAGGTGGTCGTAGGTCCGACCCTCCACCACGACCTGCCCCGACGTCGGGGCGTGGGCGCCGCTGATGACCTTCATCAGCGTGGACTTGCCGCAGCCGTTCTCCCCGGCGAGGCAGTGGACCTCGCCCGGGTAGAAGTCGATCGACGCCCCGCGCAGGGCGTGGACCCCGCCGAAGGACTTGGTGACGTCGCGGGCGGACACGAGGGGCACGACGTCCGGGACGTCCGCCGTGGGGTGGTGCGTGGTGGAGGGCATGGGACCTACTCGTTCGGCAGCGTCGGACGGATCAGAAGGGGAACTTGTCGACGGTGTCCTTGGTCGCCGTCAGCATCGCGTCGGCCGTGAACATCTTGGGGTTGGTGGGCGACTGGGTGAGCTTGGTGTAGCCCTCCACGCCCAGGTCGGTCCCCGTCGCGATCTTCTTGCCGTCGACGAGCAGCTGGCCCGCCTTGAGCATGGCCTTGCCGGCGGCCGAGGGGTCCCAGAAGTAGATCTCGTCGATCGACCCGTCCGTGAGGTACTGCTTGGACTGGGACGGGACGCCCGTGCCGTAGACGCAGGTGTCGTTCTGCAGGCCGGCCTCCCGGATGGCCCGCGCGATGCCGATGACGTCCTCGGAGCTGGCGCCCGCGAAGCCTGTGAGCTTGGGGTTGGCCTGCAGCAGCTGCTTGGTCTTCTGGTAGGCCACGTCCGCGTTGTTGTTGGACTCGACCTCGGTGCCGATGCGGCTCATGCCGGAGAAGGACTTCTTCTGCTCCTCCAGGGCGGCCTTGGACCACTCCATGTGGGTCGCCGCGGTGAGCGAGCCGACGAACTGGACGTACTGCCCCTGGCCCTTCATGCAGCCGCCGAGGCCCTTCATGATCGCCTGGCCGTACTTCGCGTTCTCGAAGGCCTCGATGTCGGCGTCGGGGCTCGAGAGCTCCGGGGCCTCCTGGGTGATCACCTTGACGCCCGCGCCGGTCGCCTGCTTGATGACCGCGTCCAGCGAGCCGGGGTCGGAGGGGATGATCGCGAGCACGGACGGCTTCTTGGCGATCAGGCCCTGGATGATGCCGACCTGCAGCTCGGGGCTGTTGGTCGCGGGTCCGGTCTGGGTCGCGGACTTGCCGGACTCCTTGCCGAACTCCTCGACGCCGGTCTTCATCCGGTCGAACCACGCGATGCCGGTGAGCTTGACGACGTTGACGTAGGCGCCCTGGGCGACGGCGGCGCCACCGCCCGCGGCGCCCGGCGCGCCCCCGGCAGCGCTGCCGGCCGCGGACGCGCCGGTCGAGCCCCCTCCTGCGGGGGCCGAGGTGTTGTTGACCGTGCCGCAGGCGCTGAGGGCGAGGACGCTCAGCCCGGCCGCCATGGTGATCGTGCGACGAGCGCGCATCTGATCCACTCTCCTTCGAGTTACCGGTGGCGACTGCTGCGCACGAGACCACGTCGACTCGTGCACGAATTCGTGCAACGCCTGCTCGGCAGCCTGACCCCGCTCTTCCTGCGGTGTCAACCGTTCTGCACGCATTCACCCGAGAGGGTGCACGAATTCGTGCACGGATGTGGCGGAGATCGCCCTAGGGTGGTGGCGCCCCCTCCCGCACCGCGGACGGCGGGTCCGCGGGGGCGGCATACGATCGGGCCGACAGGCGCGAGGCAGGGAGGTGCGATGGGGCTCACCAGCCGCCAGCAGCTCATCCTGTCCACCCTCGGCGGAGGAACCTACGTCGAGGTCAAGGACCTGGCCTCCCAGCTCGACGTGGACGTCTCCACCATCCGCCGGGACCTGCAGACCCTCACCCGGCAGGGCCTGGTCGAGCGCCTGCACGGCGGGGTGCGTCTGCACCGGGTCTCGGTGCCCCGCGCGGTCCGCGCCCAGGAGTACCTCGCGATCGCCGGGGCGACCCGGCGGATGCTGCGGGGCGGCGAGCGCATCCTGATCGGCGGCGGACCGATCACCGACCAGCTGGTGCCGCTGCTGTACGACGTCCCCTCGCTCACCGTCGTCACCAACGACCTGCGGGCGGCCGACCAGCTCGCCCAGCACCCCACGATCACGGTCCTCGCGGCCGGCGGCGAGCTGCGCGACGCCCCCGGGCGAGCCACCACCTCCGGGCCGGTCACCGCAGCGTATCTCGCCGAGCAGCAGGCGGACTGGTCCTTCGTCGAGGTGGAGGGCATCCACCCCTTCGGCGGGTTCACCACCTCCACGCCGTGGTCGGTCGCCACCGCCCGAGCCATGCTCGCGGCCGGGCAGCGGCGCTGCGTGCTCGCCCTCTCCGCCGCCTTCGGCGTGCGCTGCGTCGGCTTCATCAGCGAGGTCGCCGGAGCCGACCTGATCATCACCGACGAGCAGCTGGACGACTACGACCTTCCGGCCTTCGGCGGCAAGGTGGTGCGCGCCGCCCTCGACCCCGACCACGGCTGGCGCGGCCGACGCTGACGGTGCTCTCGGAGCCCTAGGCTCGGGGCATGGCCGATCTGGTGCTCACCCTGCGAATTCCCCTGCCGCGCGAGATCGTCCGAGAGCGCCTGTGGTGCGCCGACCGGCACACCGAGGAGATCCCCCTCACCACCGTGTCGACCTCCGGGAACGGTCGCCTGGACCAGGTGGGGGCCGAGATCCTCGCCCGCACCGGGTGGTGGCCCCTCGCCGTCGACGACCGGATGCTCGTCCTGGACGTGTCCTGCCCCGAGGACGGTCCGTGGCGCTACCGGATCGTCAAGATCGGCACCGTGATCCGCGGGTCGGTGGACGCCGTCCTCTCCCCTGCCGAGGCGGGCTCCGTCACGGATCTCGTGTGGCGCCAGAGCATCTCGGTGATCGGCATCCCCCATTGGGCGGACCCGCTGACGGCCGCCGTCGCCCGCGTGGCCTACACCCACGCGATCCGCCGGATCTGCCTCCAGCCCGACCGGGCCCTACGGTGAGGCCATGACCTCCGACGAGCTGCGCACCCGCTTCGAGGTGCTCACCGCCGCCCTCGCCCAGCTGCCCGCGACCCCCGCGATCACCTGGCGGGGGTATGACGGCTCCACCCCCTTCGGCACCGAGCTCGCGGCACTGCGCACGGTCGGGCTGACCGCCACCACCCGCGACCTGGCCCTGGCCGTGCAGCCCGGAGCGATCGGCGTCTTCCTCGTCGTGGGCGAGAGCGGTCGCGACCTGACCGCCGTGTCCACGGACCCGCAGGAGCAGGAGGTCGTCTACCTGCCCGGGACCGTCCTCGCGGTCCGTGGACAGCTCGAGGGACCGGGGATGCCGATCATCGTGGTCCACGAGCTGATCCGCGAGGACGACACCTGGCGCGGGCCGGCGCTCGCCGAGACGGACCTGATCGCCCTGGCCCGCGAGGCCGTCCGGGACCTGCGCGCCGGCGCCCCACGACGCTCGCTCCCCGAGAAGTTCTGCGGCGAGATCGCCTGAGCCGCAAGGCATCACCGACCCCGGCAGCGTCGGGGCACGGTGCGGCCGGGTGACGTTCACCCGCCGGACGCAAGCGCGTCGGCCCCTGGTGGACCAGCCCTGCTGGGGTCGAGGCATGGACTCCCTGCCCCCACGCCCGGCGCCCCGCCGCCCCGTCTCCCGTCGCGCCCTGCTCACCGGCGCCGGTGCGCTCACCCTCACCACTGCCGCCTCCCCCGCCGAGGCGGCGACGCCCGCGGTCACGCTCCCGCTGATCGGCCCCGCCACCGGGCCCGACGTCCACGTCATGACCTGCAACGTGCGCTACGACAAGGCCGGCACCCGGCGCACCAGCCCGGACTACTGGCCCCGTCGCGTCCCGGCGCTGCAGGACCTGCTGCGCGCCGAGCAACCCGACCTGCTGGGGACCCAGGAGGCGCTGGACCACCAGCTGCCCGCGATCCGGGACGCGCTGCCCGACACCTACCGGATGCTGGGGAACGGCACCGAGGGCGAGTACTCCGCGATGTTCTACGACGCGGCGCGCTTCACGGTCGGCGAGTGGCGGCAGCGTTGGATCAGCGACACCCCCGACGTCCCGTCGCCGACATACGGCAACACCCTGCCGCGCATCATCGTCTGGGCCACCCTGACGGACACCGCGACCGGCCGGGACCTGCTCTGGCTCAACACCCACCTGGACAACGTGTCGGACGAGTCCCGGCGCCGCGGCGCCGAGATGATGCTGCAGGTCGTCGCCGAGCACCCCGGCCTGCCGGTCGTCGTCACCGGCGACGTCAACTCGGCCGCAGGGGACTCCGTCGCCTGGACCACGCTGGTCACCGAGGGCGGGCTCACCGACGCGTGGTCGGCCGCGCAGCGGCGCCTCACCCCGGCCTACGGCACCTTCACGGACTACCGCGCCCCGCGGGTCGGAGGCGAGCGCATCGACTGGATCCTGGTCGACGGCGCGACGGTCCTCGCGGCTGCCGTCAACACCTGGACCCGCACGGGGCAGGCACCCAGCGACCACGCACCCGTCCAGGCCCTGATCCGCGTGCCGTGACAGAGCTTTCGCGGGCCCGGAGATCCCCAAACCTCCAGGCCCGCGAAAGCGGTCGGCGTGCCGGCGTCAGGTCAGCGCGGCGAGAAGAAGTAGGCCTTGGCGCCCGGGTCGCGCAGCATGATCAGGTTGAGCGACTCGTTGAGCTTGTCCGTGGTGTGGTAGGTCAGGTGCAGCCCCCAGGGCATCACGCCGGTGACGACGGCGCTGTGGCTGATGCGCTTCTGCCCGCCCCACTGGAACTGCACGATGTCGCCCACCCGGGCGTTGGCGGGGTTGCGGTACTCCACGACCCGCTGAGGGTTGGCCCGGAAGAAGTCGGCGAGCTTCTGGGCGTTGATCCAGCTGATGCTGGTGGCAGCGTTGCGCGTGTTGGGGTAGGCGCCCGCCGCGTAGTACCAGGCGCGTCGGTCGCCGGGCTTCATCGCACCCTTGCCGACGTTGGTCCACCCACCGGCGGCGAGCACCTGAGAGACGAAGTTGGTGCAGTCGGCGCCGCCCCACGTCGGGTACTTCTGGTCGTTGTGGAAGAACACGTGCCGCCAGGCGTACGCCGACGCCTTGTCGCGGTTGTAGGGGGCGGTGAGGGTGTTGGCCGCAGGCCGCGCCTTGAGCTTGGCGGTCACCTCCGGCGAGTCGGTCACCCCGGCGAAGGCGCCCTTGCCCTTGACGCTCGGCAGCGGGGTGAGGATGTCGGCAGCCGCGGCACCGGCGTCACGACGCTGCTGGGGGGTGAGCTCCTGCAGGTCCTTGACGCCCTGCACCTGCCACCGGCCGCCGACCAGACGGAAGGTGTAGGACCGCGGAGCCACGTCGGTGGCGTAGTCCTCCAGCCCGATGCCGGCGCCCCGCAGGTGCAGCCGGGTGGAGTCCTTGGTGGTCACCGTGGCCGTGTCACCGGTGCGGTTCACCTTGTCCACCGTGACGAGGACCATGCCCCGGTCGTAGGCACGGGGGGAACCGGCCCGGCGGTGCGTCTCGGCGATCTTGGCCTTCTCGGCGGCCAGGCTCTTGAGCAGCGTGGGGGCGAAACGGTCCTTGGACAGCGGGAGCCCGACGCGCTGGAGCCCGACGGCACCGGCGACGCGCTCCTCCTGGTAACGCGTGACGACCGAGGCGGCCAGGGTCCGGCTCAGGAGCTCACCGTCCAGGGCTGACGCGGCCTGGGACGTGGGCGCAAGGACAGGCACCGCGCAGGCGACGAGCCCACCGGCGAGAGCGAACGAAAGACGACGACGCACGAGATCTCCTGGATCACGAGAGGGATGTGGACGGCTACCAACCCCCGGCAGCGCGCCCGACGGCCCACTCCACAAGTCGGCCGTCAGCCGAATGCTACTGCCAAGTAGACCATCCCGGTGACAGGCCCCTCCAGGCGCCTGACCTGGCGCCCCGCTCCTCGCAGCCTTCTCCCAGCTGTCCTTCGGCGCCGGGCAGAGCGGGAGGACGTCCGAGTCCTCCGGCCAGCGC
Encoded here:
- a CDS encoding sugar ABC transporter ATP-binding protein, whose protein sequence is MPSTTHHPTADVPDVVPLVSARDVTKSFGGVHALRGASIDFYPGEVHCLAGENGCGKSTLMKVISGAHAPTSGQVVVEGRTYDHLTPRTAYGLGLEVIYQDFSLLPNLSAAENIALPGHLVTGRRLIRRKEVMATAEAAVARLGIDLDLRTPVGELTVAERQLTAVARALAHSARFIAMDEPTTALTWREVDALFDAVRTLRADGVALAFISHKMQEVFAISDRVSVMRNGQVVSTGRPDELTHASLAERMTGRRSTESERTTPIEVTGPPALEVRGLTHEPLFADISFTVRQGEIVGLSGLLGSGRTEIAEAVAGINPAPTGEVLVHGSPVPVRSMPDAVRAGIGYVPEDRLTQGLFLDQPIADNLVAAHLDRGSRRGLLKRGALRQMVDDSVRDLRIKVGSVDDPVRSLSGGNAQRVLLAKWLLGEPKVLILNGPTVGVDVGSKFDILSVLRVQSLKGLGVVVISDDVPELVSTCHRVLVVRSGRIVGELAGDALSEPAIVKAISA
- a CDS encoding ABC transporter permease, whose translation is MATLTSPRDLLRAMGTRASFTRLVLVTLAIFVTFSLVNPGVFLSGANFQYIFLSAPELTLLSLAMSLAMLTAGIDLSVVGISNVSAIVAAQLMLGGRPVGVAVLAALAVGALCGLVNAALVAGLGVPPILATLGTQQLFSGMALVLSGGTVLMGLPRSFTDVALTTVAGIPLIFEIMLLMAVLVAVVVGRTTLGLRMRLVGANPRAADYSGIRRGRVLTLTYLLSGTLAGVAGLIISSRASGANSQYGTSYVLLAIVVAVLAGVNPDGGYMTVAGVVISVLALQMLATGLLSVQDSPHVVTIAQGVLLIVMVLWNTWGAGLGRWWRSRAGRREEVAA
- a CDS encoding ABC transporter permease, with the translated sequence MSATRSTVPTSPSAHPATTAPTAPRASLSHRLLANSELLLVVLILAILAAVVVKVPDFLNVETLFNILRASMVNVVFALGVLLVLVAGGIDVSFLAIGIVAAYVACRVTPQTGSLGMAVVPFAVAIGIGVVLGLVNAAVVIGARVITLIATLATSAIFTGALFALGGGDIINTLPEPLQQLATTNLITAKGAVRGTTRLNVLVLLVLLVALLVWAFLRWTVAGRSVLALGGGEEAAARAAVPVRRIRVLVFCLAGALAGLAGIMHVTLAERADPTTFIGQELNVIAAVVLGGAAITGGKGTVRGTVLGVVLISLIQTSLVPLGVPSIWQQAVVGLLLLLGVTLQALSARTRPARPILDHGPVATAEPTTEGAH
- a CDS encoding substrate-binding domain-containing protein, translating into MRARRTITMAAGLSVLALSACGTVNNTSAPAGGGSTGASAAGSAAGGAPGAAGGGAAVAQGAYVNVVKLTGIAWFDRMKTGVEEFGKESGKSATQTGPATNSPELQVGIIQGLIAKKPSVLAIIPSDPGSLDAVIKQATGAGVKVITQEAPELSSPDADIEAFENAKYGQAIMKGLGGCMKGQGQYVQFVGSLTAATHMEWSKAALEEQKKSFSGMSRIGTEVESNNNADVAYQKTKQLLQANPKLTGFAGASSEDVIGIARAIREAGLQNDTCVYGTGVPSQSKQYLTDGSIDEIYFWDPSAAGKAMLKAGQLLVDGKKIATGTDLGVEGYTKLTQSPTNPKMFTADAMLTATKDTVDKFPF
- a CDS encoding FGGY-family carbohydrate kinase, which translates into the protein MTARTPVTLGIDIGTGSAKGVLATADGEILADARVDLAMRLPRPGWAEMDAVDDWWGSVVTIARRLTDRLAELGRHELVAMCVSGLGPALVACTDDLTPAHPGILYGIDARAEVEIQEQTAQLGADAVLARCGKHLSSQAVGPKLAWLRRHVPAYDPAMRWYSAHSYVVAHLTGRWVLDHHTASQCDPLYDVARQDWARDWAEQVLPGTPLPELLWPGEEAGRVTAAAAATTGLPEGLPVMAGTVDAWAEAFSVGVRRPGDLMLMYGSTMFLVQVLPAPTVDARLWTTSGVVPGSHTLAAGMSTSGSLTTWLRTLMGDPSFEDLVDEARAVPAGSDGLVLLPYLAGERSPHYDPDARGVISGLTLRHTRGHLFRAGYEGIGYGIRQVVDVLSEVAGPPARVVAVGGGTQGGLWTQVVSDICGIEQQVPRVTVGASYGDALLAATGVGLVPVGTSWAQVDRVVCPDPAVRATYDRLYDVYRELYPATRDLVHTLARLQGDAAAG
- a CDS encoding CobW family GTP-binding protein, producing MTRTRTPVVVLSGRLGSGKTTLLNHLLRAGAGRIGVIINDFGAINVDALFVAGHVDAARSIAGGCLCCLSDTSELDRALRGLGALDLDAIVVEASGLAEPRELARLVISSSVRGVRFGGVVEVIDTAAWAEEGRYDEPPVALDHLRVASLGVVHKTDRVAPDQVDRLEELLARLAPPLPLVRAEHGQVDPELLYDKGARGLRAGQLSFAEVLADVHDPHRSHSHATAIAVDDPRPVDPGRLLAWLEARPTGVCRVKGTTWIDAPGHRGRWVVQAVGGWVAFERGPWPRGQEPGTRLVAIGTDVDAAAVEREVRALLDDEGERGETDVLPLLRYLRA
- a CDS encoding DeoR/GlpR family DNA-binding transcription regulator; the encoded protein is MGLTSRQQLILSTLGGGTYVEVKDLASQLDVDVSTIRRDLQTLTRQGLVERLHGGVRLHRVSVPRAVRAQEYLAIAGATRRMLRGGERILIGGGPITDQLVPLLYDVPSLTVVTNDLRAADQLAQHPTITVLAAGGELRDAPGRATTSGPVTAAYLAEQQADWSFVEVEGIHPFGGFTTSTPWSVATARAMLAAGQRRCVLALSAAFGVRCVGFISEVAGADLIITDEQLDDYDLPAFGGKVVRAALDPDHGWRGRR